AGCTGTAGTACAATTCCCCAATAAGATTGTTTTAAGTTGGCAAGACAACTCAGAGGACGAGGAGGGATTTAAAATCTATAGAAAGCTTCCAGGAGGAAATTGGGAGCTTATTGGAACTGTTGGTGCAAATATAACTCAACATGAGGAAACACCTCCTGTTTTAACTCTACTTGAATATAGAGTAACAGCATATAGTGCTTATGGAGAAAGTACTCCTGCAACAGCAAGTGTTCAAGGATTTATCCTTATTTCAACCTTTGAAGAAGGAACAGGAGCTTGGTATGGAAGAGGTGGATGTTCCATCGAAAGAAGTTCTACTGTAGCAAACACAGGACAATATTCCTTAAGAGTCTTCGGAAGAGATGCTACCTGGAAGGGACCTGCAATAACACTATATGCAAGTAATGTAAATACTATCACTCCAGGAAAAACTTATCGTATATACATATGGGGATATCAAAGTACGGGAGACACTCAAAGTCTTACTGTAACTATGGAAAGAAAGTTACAAGATGGTAGTACAAGATGGGATACCATAGTATGGCGACACCCTACACCCACAAATACATGGACTCTCCTCTCAGGAACATATACTTTTCCTGCGAATTTAGGAACACAAACAGATACAATAAGAGCCGATCTTTATGTGGAATCTCCAAATGCCTCATTGGAATTTTATATCGATGATGTTGCTATTGTAGAAAGACCTTAAAAAAATTACTATATCTCTCCCCTGGGATAATATAGTCCCAGGGGAGAAGAATTTAAGTTAAGGGGGGAAAAATTTTGAAAAAGTACAGTATATTTATTTTGATAGTTATTTATTTATACTCTCTTTTTATTACAGGATGCGCAAGACCAATAGAAGTACCATCAACTTCTCCAGCTCCCTCTGAACCTATTCCTAAGACTGAAGTTCAAATTCCAAAGGCAGAAGAAATAAAAGGACTTATTCTCTTAACCACTTTTGAAACAGGGGAAGAAGGATGGCAACCTTTTGGAGGAGGGGTAAAGATAAGTATTTCTGAAAAAGTCGCTCGTTCTGGAAAATTTAGTCTTTACGTTGAAGGAAGAAGTGCTGGATGGCATGGAGCCCAAATACCTCTAAAAAATATCCTGCAACCTGGAAAAACTTATAATATCTCAACCTGGATTTACCAAGAAAGTGGAACTGATCAAAGAATGATCTTAACTATGAGAAGAAAATACAGTACTGACGAAAGTACTCAGTATAACTGGATCAGAGCTCAATTTGTACCTAATAAAAAATGGACAGAGTTTAGAGGATCATACAGTATACCATCAGGTGCAATAATTGAGGATTTAGCTTTATATATAGAAGCTCCTGATAATGCGAATCTTACATTTTATATTGATGATTTAGTTATAACAGAAAAAGGATCCTCCTTTAAATTAAATCCTGAGCTATTAACCCTTATATCTAAGTATATCAAATAAAAGATTGAACATTATAAGCCCCTCCATATTGGAGGGGCTTTTTATTAAATTACCAACTTATGGATATTGAATTTTCCACAACAAATTTTTCTTGATCTACAGGTGTGGGTGAGGAAGTTATTACTCTTGCTCTAAACCATCGCTCAGAGGGATCATATCTATAATAAGCCCTCAAAATATTAGTTGCAGGTCCAATTAAAGTTGTAAGATCTATATACCACGCAAGATTTGGATCCTGAGCAAATTCTACAGTAGATCTATATCCAATCCATGCATTTATTTTACCAAGAGTTCCTAAGGGGATACTTGCAGAACCTATAAGAACTGTTCCATTTATATCGTTATAACTAAGATCAAGGGAGAAAGTCCCTATAGGTAATCCTTGAGTTATTTTAGCTCCTAACACCCAATTTGCAGTTACCCATGCAGGTTTAACTGGATTACTCGAAGCATATTCTCCATATATTTCCAAATTTGAAAAAGGCTTGATTTCTCCTCCAAAGGAAAGTACCGAAGTATAAGTATTCGGAGTACCATAAGGAGATCCACCAGTAAAGAATTCAGATTTATAAATTCCCCATATGTTAATGGGAATATTTGCAAATTTAAAATTTGTGTCCGCCCTTACCACTAATGTTCCTTGAGTATAAGTATAAAGTTTACCCTCGGTGGTAGTAGGAGCATAAGCCAAGGTAATTTTTAAAGGAGTATTTAATACTGCTCTAATCCCTGTTCCCCCACTGAGAGCTCCTAAAAAAGGATAATATTTATAACTTGGTCCCATTCTTCCCACCAATTTTGTTCCAGGAACACTCAGCCTATTCACTGCTAAAGTTAAATCTAACAAGTTTGCAATTTGAGATAAAGTTATTTCATGTTGTTGCCACCAACCTAGACTTCCTCCACTCCAGTAACCAAAACCTAATCCAAATAAAGCAGAAACATTCTGGCGAGAAACCGAAGACCAAATAACAGTTCCTGTAGATTCAAAATATGATTTTTCTTGTGGCCATAATCTAATGTTAAAACCTGCAGTAACAGCATAAGCCGGAACAATAATAAAAAATAATAAGATAAAAAGCAAAATCAATTTTTTCATTTTAGCACCTCCTATTTTCTTAATGAAGATAATTTAAATTTTGTTTTTAAGAGTTTTAAATCACCTCCTTATTAATTATGATTAAATCGCATTGCGCAATCGTTTATTTTGATTTATAATTAATTATAATTTGTATTCTTTAAAAAGTCAAATATAAATTTATGCTTTTTCTTCTTCTACCTTTTTAGTATAATGAATAAAACTTTAATAAGAAGTTGTGGAGGTGCAATGATGGATATAAGAGTGGAGAAAGGATTTACAAAGGAGAGAATAGAAAAAGACATATTAGAATATCTAAAAGGATTAGCCCATAAGTGCAGAGGAGATATTTTAAAGATGACCACATTAGCAGGATCAGGCCATCCAGGAGGCTCCATGTCCTCTATTGAAATGTATCTTACTCTTTTTTTCTTTGCTAATGTAGATCCTAAAAATCCAAGAAATCCTGACAGAGATAGGATAATAATAAGTCATGGACATACATCTCCTGGAGTTTATTCTGCCCTTGGAAATTTAGGATTCTTTGATATTGATAAAGCAATAGCTTATTTTAGGCTTGCAGGAAGTATGTTTGAGGGACATGTGGAAAGATATGTTCCAGGAGTGGAATGGAGTACTGGGAACTTAGGGCAAGGACTTTCTGCAGGATGTGGTATGGCTCTCTCCGCAAGACTTCTTAAAAAAGATTTTCATGTCTTTGTGGTAATGGGAGATGGAGAACAACAAAAGGGACAAATTTCTGAGGCAAGAAGATTTGCAGTAAAATATAATCTTTCTAATTTAACTGTCCTTATTGATTATAATAAACTTCAATTATCAGGTCCCTTATCTTCTATTATGCCTCAGAATATAAAAGAAAATTATCTTTCTGATGGATGGGAAGTAATAGAAGTAGATGGCCATGATTTCCAAGATATATATCAAGGTATAAGAAAGGCAATTTCCGATGGAAAACCCACAGCAATTTTAGCCCACACAGTAATGGGGAAAGGTGTTTCCTTTATGGAGAATAAGTTTGAGTTTCATGGAAGGGCATTAAAGATAGACGAATATAAAAAAGCATTAGAGGAACTGGGAATAGAGGATGATTTGGAGAAGTACAGGAAGATGAGAGAAGAATTTAAGAGTGGAGAAAAACATGTTATAGAGATAGAGCCAGTGAATATAGATACTGGAGAGCCCTTTACCTATACCCCTGATGTAAAGATAGATAATAGATCTTCCTTTGGAAAAGCATTAAAGAATCTTGCAGAGTTAAATATTGGAAAAGAAGGAAGAACTCCTATTGCAGTTTTTGATTGTGATTTAGTGGAATCGGTAAGAACTCATGAATTTGAAAAGGTTGCTCCAGATAACTTTTTTGAGGGAGGAATACAGGAGCACAACACAGCAACTATAGCAGGAGCTTTATCTACTCAAGGAGTCTTAACCTTCTTTGCGGATTTTGGGGTTTTTGGAGTAGATGAGACCTATAATCAACATAGATTAAATGATATTAACTTCACAAATTTAAAAGTAGTAGTAACCCATTGTGGTTTGGATGTGGGAGAAGATGGAAAAACCCATCAATGCATAGATTATATTGGTCTACCAAGGAACCTTTTTGGTTTTAAGATTATTGTTCCTGCGGATGCAAATCAGACCGATAGAGTAATAAGATATATAGCAAAGGAAAAAGGAAATTTCTTAGTTGCCATGGGAAGATCCGCTCTTCCCATAATAACCGATGAGAATGGAAATCCTTTCTTTGGAGGAGATTACAAGTTTATTTACGGAAAGATGGACAAGATAAGGGATGGAGATAAGGGAGCAATAATCACTATGGGAAGTATGGTATTTAGGGCAGTTCAGGCTTGGGAAAAATTAAAGGAAATGGGAATAAAGGTAAAGGTTTTTAATTTTTCCACACCTAAAGAGATAGACTGGGATTCTTTAAAGGAGGCAGTAGATACAGGATTAGTTATAACCTATGAAGATCATAATGTCCATACTGGAATAGGAAGCATTATTGGGAATGCCATAGCAGAAAAGGGATTTAAAGTTAAGTTTATAAAATTAGGGGTAAAAGAATACGGAGCATCGGGAAAACCTGATGATCTTTTTAAACTTCAAGGTTTAGATGTAAACTCTTTAGTTAACGTAATAAAGGAAAATATATAAAAATAATGGGGACCTTTTGGTCCCCTTATCTTCTAAATATTTTCTCCCCTGTATTAGGCCAGATAATCTTCTCCTCTTGAAGCATGTTAAAGGCAGAGAGTTCCAATTTTTCCGCAAAACTTTCTTCTCCTCTGGCCCTAATTTCTCTTAATAATCGAGCATATAATCTTTCTACCTCTTGAGCTAAAAAGGTAATTTCCTCTTGAGACTCAATGTAGCAGTTCCAAGTTTTTCTATCAAAGGTTATTTTTAATGGTCCTTGGGTTCTTTCAAGAGGAAGAAGGATAAGCTCTGTAGCGTTTTGTCCCCATCTTTCAACTAGCATTTTTGCAATATTCGATAGAATTCTCTGGGAAAAACCTATAATTTTTTTCCTTTCTTCTTTTTCCCACTCTTCAAAGTAATCCACCAAAGGAATACCTTCTATAACAAATACATTTAAGTTTCCCTTTGGAGGTAAAACTCCAGGAAGAACATTTAGAGGAGTTCCTTTTTGGAAAAGCCAATATTTAACTTCAGAGGAACTCTCATAAAAAACTACCCCACTAAAACCTCTTTTCTGAAGAAGGGCAAAAAATCTACTAGGAATTATAGTATCTACATCCAATTGGGTATAGAGGGGTTTTCCTATATAAAGACCTGCGAGGGCAATAATGAGACTCTTATCTATATTATAAAAACTTACCTTGCCAATTCCTGAATAGATCTGTTGAACTAAGAAATTTATGGAGCTTAAATCATCATACTCTAAAATATTTAGTATTCTTGCAAGAAAAGCTTTTCCTTGATGAATTAGTACAATTTCTCTAATCTTCTCATCCCAATAATAAAGCACTCCTGTTGATTTTTCCTTTCTTATTTTGGAAAGAAAACGATCAAAATTTAAAAGATAAG
This DNA window, taken from Dictyoglomus sp., encodes the following:
- a CDS encoding carbohydrate binding domain-containing protein, which encodes MRSHQNLIKFLAILLIVSLISGCQPPLKPPAAPSNLQAEALSKTEIRLTWKDNSNNEDGFKIERKTTDGTYTLIGSVGANVTTYTDTNLNPATTYYYRVYAYNSAGNSGYSNEASATTLAPGAPNPPSNLQAVVQFPNKIVLSWQDNSEDEEGFKIYRKLPGGNWELIGTVGANITQHEETPPVLTLLEYRVTAYSAYGESTPATASVQGFILISTFEEGTGAWYGRGGCSIERSSTVANTGQYSLRVFGRDATWKGPAITLYASNVNTITPGKTYRIYIWGYQSTGDTQSLTVTMERKLQDGSTRWDTIVWRHPTPTNTWTLLSGTYTFPANLGTQTDTIRADLYVESPNASLEFYIDDVAIVERP
- a CDS encoding transketolase, which translates into the protein MDIRVEKGFTKERIEKDILEYLKGLAHKCRGDILKMTTLAGSGHPGGSMSSIEMYLTLFFFANVDPKNPRNPDRDRIIISHGHTSPGVYSALGNLGFFDIDKAIAYFRLAGSMFEGHVERYVPGVEWSTGNLGQGLSAGCGMALSARLLKKDFHVFVVMGDGEQQKGQISEARRFAVKYNLSNLTVLIDYNKLQLSGPLSSIMPQNIKENYLSDGWEVIEVDGHDFQDIYQGIRKAISDGKPTAILAHTVMGKGVSFMENKFEFHGRALKIDEYKKALEELGIEDDLEKYRKMREEFKSGEKHVIEIEPVNIDTGEPFTYTPDVKIDNRSSFGKALKNLAELNIGKEGRTPIAVFDCDLVESVRTHEFEKVAPDNFFEGGIQEHNTATIAGALSTQGVLTFFADFGVFGVDETYNQHRLNDINFTNLKVVVTHCGLDVGEDGKTHQCIDYIGLPRNLFGFKIIVPADANQTDRVIRYIAKEKGNFLVAMGRSALPIITDENGNPFFGGDYKFIYGKMDKIRDGDKGAIITMGSMVFRAVQAWEKLKEMGIKVKVFNFSTPKEIDWDSLKEAVDTGLVITYEDHNVHTGIGSIIGNAIAEKGFKVKFIKLGVKEYGASGKPDDLFKLQGLDVNSLVNVIKENI
- a CDS encoding carbohydrate binding domain-containing protein; its protein translation is MKKYSIFILIVIYLYSLFITGCARPIEVPSTSPAPSEPIPKTEVQIPKAEEIKGLILLTTFETGEEGWQPFGGGVKISISEKVARSGKFSLYVEGRSAGWHGAQIPLKNILQPGKTYNISTWIYQESGTDQRMILTMRRKYSTDESTQYNWIRAQFVPNKKWTEFRGSYSIPSGAIIEDLALYIEAPDNANLTFYIDDLVITEKGSSFKLNPELLTLISKYIK